A single region of the Theileria annulata chromosome 4, complete sequence, *** SEQUENCING IN PROGRESS *** genome encodes:
- a CDS encoding uncharacterized protein (Tap579b07.q1c.cand.98 - score = 50.55;~SMART 2 transmembrane domains at aa 59-81 and 85-104; pfam:Acetyltransf (PF00583) at aa 198-276, E()=3.90e-10;~2 probable transmembrane helices predicted for TA10470 by TMHMM2.0 at aa 59-81 and 85-104), which produces MNRIRSFVDVKKGRIPTIKPVSRNKSGRRQKCPSIMIREIQQEDNVPVCKLLFEHFRSLTLPAIIYWLVQHVYDLIAIVVINACLLSIYNLCYFCLLFLVYLFVRARYEIEKHIKESCPDLVDVYKSYRSHTASNFWVAYVSGDQQGESSDEKSDKTPEESKADPDKPESNSKSPPPEKHEKFNHVDEVNELNFSQKCKANEILGCVGITPYRNNPNVAQMVRLVVTRKRRNMRVGSRLLEYLEEKALKMGYNEIRVFTNNLNTAYLQFLKQHNFQIIQVVRRGLMRGDLIIWTKVLNPADQPKQGKKVYILESDFLLYIYLSSLKFLP; this is translated from the coding sequence atgaatagAATAAGATCATTCGTCGATGTAAAAAAAGGTAGGATTCCTACAATAAAACCCGTTTCACGAAACAAATCTGGGCGCCGTCAAAAATGCCCCTCCATTATGATAAGAGAAATCCAACAAGAAGATAATGTACCAGTATGTAAATTGTTGTTTGAGCATTTTAGATCACTGACTCTTCCAGCGATCATTTACTGGCTTGTTCAGCACGTGTATGACCTAATCGCAATCGTTGTAATAAACGCATGTTTATTGTcaatttacaatttatgttatttcTGTTTGCTTTTTTTGGTTTACTTATTCGTCAGAGCACGCtatgaaattgaaaaacATATAAAAGAGTCCTGCCCAGACCTGGTAGACGTATATAAATCATATCGTAGTCATACAGCGTCCAATTTCTGGGTCGCTTATGTATCAGGAGATCAACAGGGAGAATCATCTGATGAAAAATCAGATAAAACTCCTGAAGAATCAAAAGCTGATCCAGACAAGCCAGAATCAAACTCTAAAAGTCCACCTCCAGAGAAACATGAAAAATTCAACCATGTTGATGAAGTAAACGAACTGAATTTCAGCCAGAAATGCAAAGCAAATGAAATTCTAGGATGCGTTGGAATCACACCGTACAGAAATAATCCAAACGTTGCACAAATGGTTAGGCTTGTGGTAACAAGGAAAAGAAGAAATATGAGAGTGGGATCAAGGCTCCTGGAATATCTGGAGGAAAAGGCGTTGAAAATGGGCTACAATGAGATAAGAGTTTTTACAAACAACTTAAATACTGCGTACCTGCAATTCCTGAAACAGCACAATTTTCAGATTATTCAGGTTGTGAGAAGAGGACTAATGAGAGGAGATCTCATTATTTGGACCAAGGTTTTGAACCCAGCAGACCAACCTAAACAAGGTAAAaaagtttatattttagaatCAGACtttctattatatatttacttaagttcattaaaatttctaccctaa
- a CDS encoding molecular chaperone (DnaJ family), putative (Tap579b07.q1c.cand.98 - score = 50.55;~SMART DnaJ (SM00271) at aa 22-77, E()=5.14e-25;~Signal peptide predicted for TA10480 by SignalP 2.0 HMM (Signal peptide probability 0.847, signal anchor probability 0.023) with cleavage site probability 0.449 between residues 20 and 21) → MYISFHLCIAVLCSFYISESRQDYYSILGVRKNATDREIEKAFRKKAKKLHPDANPGNEKAFSELSNAYEVLKDPSKRKTYDMYGEEGLKQEGPQGHPYQHYYGEGGHTFFSFEGFDFDDVFAHFNFGGGHKGNKREQQFQSSISFENTIVEEICPKNYNNTVKNIRVLNLYYFFMSNSRTCQSAQKGFVDTITKFKGALNVYAINCDKHSNFCNKNVRSVPHLIAYNNTSPDPIVFENEDYTLKLEIWLHKIMPSELVEIKDYKHLKDFIENQPITHVIYIFM, encoded by the exons ATGTATATTAGTTTTCATCTGTGTATAGCAGTACTGTgttcattttatatatcGGAATCGCGACAAGactattattcaattttagGAGTAAGAAAAAATGCAACAGATAGAGAAATTGAAAAGGCATTTAGAAAAAAAGCAAAAAAACTCCATCCAGATGCAAATCCAGGTAACGAAAAGGCGTTTTCAGAGCTGTCAAACGCCTACGAGGTATTGAAAGATCCTTCCAAGAGAAAAACATACGATATGTACGGAGAAGAAGGTTTAAAACAAGAAGGACCACAAGGACATCCATATCAACATTATTACGGAGAAGGAGGGCATACATTCTTCTCATTCGAAGGGTTTGACTTCGACGATGTGTTCGCCCATTTCAATTTCGGAGGAGGACATAAAGGAAATAAAAGAGAACAACAATTTCAAA gCTCTATTAGCTTTGAGAATACCATCGTGGAGGAAATATGCCCTAAGAATTATAATAACAcagtaaaaaatataagagttttaaatttatactatttttTCATGTCAAACAGCAGAACCTGCCAATCTGCACAAAAAGGGTTCGTGGATACAATAACTAAATTCAAAGGAGCTTTGAATGTATACGCAATAAACTGCGATAAACACTCAAATTTCTGTAACAAAAACGTTCGATCAGTACCTCACCTAATCGCATATAATAACACATCACCAGATCCAATAGTATTTGAAAACGAAGATTACACACTAAAGCTGGAAATCTGGCTTCACAAAATCATGCCATCAGAGCTTGTGGAAATTAAAGATTATAAACATTTGAAAGATTTTATAGAAAACCAACCAATCACAcatgtaatatatatattcatgTAA
- a CDS encoding phosphoglycerate mutase, putative (Tap579b07.q1c.C.cand.52 - score = 26.60;~SMART pfam:PGAM (PF00300) at aa 2-222, E()=1.50e-81): MNRDNRFCGWIDVDLSEEGEKQARDAAELMRPYNFRFGHVYTSILKRSLNTAQIVLETLNHPEVEITRTWRLNERHYGALQGLDKEETAKKFGEAMVKVWRRSYDIRPPPVEESSEHYPANNPVFDVVPREFLPNGESLKLTLERVMPFWESEIVPELRKGKPVLVAGMYIRSYFILAHGNSLRGLIKMLDKMTEAEIMEFNLPTCVPVVYELNEDLSVKSKKYLLDEESLKVSYTLSTHHNQQQLNMIIGQDASRKQRNQKRIKRSKCLICF; this comes from the exons ATGAACAGAGATAACCGTTTCTGTGGATGGATTGACGTAGATCTGAGCGAAGAAGGAGAAAAACAAGCCAG AGATGCAGCAGAGCTAATGAGACCATACAATTTTAGATTTGGTCATGTTTACACTTCCATCCTAAAAAGGTCGCTCAACACTGCACAAATAGTCTTGGAGACGTTAAATCACCCTGAAGTCGAAATAACGAGAACTTGGAG GCTTAATGAACGACACTATGGAGCACTTCAAGGATTAGATAAGGAGGAAACTGCTAAAAAGTTCGGAGAAGCGATGGTCAAAGTTTGGAGAAGGTCATATGATATTAGACCACCCCCAGTTGAAGAGTCAAGTGAACATTACCCAGCGAATAATCCAGTGTTTGACGTGGTTCCAAGGGAGTTCCTGCCTAACGGAGAAAGCTTAAAGCTAACATTGGAGAGAGTTATGCCGTTTTGGGAATCAGAGATAGTACCTGAGCTCAGAAAGGGTAAACCCGTTCTTGTTGCTGGTATGTATATTAGatcttattttattttagcACATGGTAACAGCCTGAGGGGGTTGATAAAGATGTTGGATAAAATGACAGAAGCAGAGATTATGGAGTTCAACCTTCCAACATGTGTTCCAGTAGTATACGAACTTAATGAAGACTTATCCGTGAAGAGTAAAAAGTACCTTTTAGATGAGGAATCTTTGAAGGTTAGTTACACATTATCTACCCACCACAATCAACaacaattaaatatgataataGGCCAAGATGCAAGCAGAAAGCAACGTAATCAGAAGCGGATCAAAAGATCAAAATGCTTGATTTGTTTTTGA
- a CDS encoding uncharacterized protein (Tap579b07.q1c.cand.99 - score = 24.21): MRTDDEDYDISDEFLRELTEKYSDINHPLFMEELPNDISSNSDLEALHKLLSEGETRDSIAKKKLETGMLVRVEGITKLQSQAIQTELQLKAKITYYRGAIASYKLSLYKQALLFCNECAKAITLDPEIKVFESEKKDNYKLLCIIDDKFGSFYKKILSKYNEFEMDKNRVRQNEKREMEQKLLAEKEAKEFLKSKGFTLKVNLSDYIQDFDYNSSVSDHLDVMFGEGEQFSSKNSLCFYQVSPDEVMKFDLNSPLEKVALKSGCFFKVAVVHIVTDEDALTGFTKI; the protein is encoded by the exons ATGAGGACTGATGACGAGGATTACGACATTTCTGACGAGTTTCTCAGAGAACTCACCGAAAAGTATTCCGACATCAATCATCCCCTTTTTATGGAAGAACTTCCAA ACGATATCTCATCAAACTCAGATCTAGAGGCCTTACACAAACTATTGTCGGAGGGTGAAACGAGAGATTCCATAGCAAAAAA GAAGTTGGAAACGGGTATGTTAGTGAGGGTAGAAGGTATTACGAAGCTGCAATCTCAAGCTATACAGACGGAATTGCAGCTGAAAGCAAAGATAAC GTACTATAGAGGAGCGATAGCCTCCTACAAACTGTCACTCTACAAGCAGGCGCTTCTCTTTTGCAATGAGTGTGCAAAGGCGATAACCTTAGACCCAGAAATAAAGGTGTTTGAAAGCGAAAAGAAAGATAATTACAAACTCCTCTGCATCATTGACGATAAATTCGGCTCATTCTACAAAAAGATCCTGAGCAAGTACAACGAGTTCGAGATGGATAAGAACCGAGTCAGGCAGAATGAGAAAAGGGAAATGGAGCAG AAACTACTTGCTGAGAAAGAGGCTAaggaatttttaaaatcaaaaggTTTCACATTAAAA GTAAATTTGAGTGACTACATCCAGGACTTCGACTATAATTCCAGTGTTTCTGACCATCTTGACGTGATGTTCGGAGAAGGAGAACAATTTTCCAGCAAAAACTCACTTTGTTTTTACCAG GTTTCACCCGACGAGGTTATGAAGTTTGATTTGAATTCACCTCTGGAAAAAGTTGCTCTCAAGTCAGGCTGTTTTTTCAAAGTTGCCGTTGTACATATCGTAACTGACGAGGATGCTTTAACTGGTTTTACAAAAAtctaa
- a CDS encoding uncharacterized protein (Tap579b07.q1c.C.cand.51 - score = 20.16): MSDKPKRVDAIFVFDLNRKSDLDYPSDKDIQLSKLLYYHPEDRSVDDKLSHFGLIEGLITLSNDEMTLESLQEMLENILPTFMNNSTKTMLNFLKDVEAFKKFHTNMNLSLDIQLMIDDLYNEFEPISKSLLIYNQQVLHYSMELDEVFLIYCYIVRYMGNVSKVNAMNVKWPENNEVTIVDSMEDSLFSPQIYINNVLYTLTIISVHINRDNKHFRLKIRYLVLTNTKFFALNSLSKTINSVGFDSLNNETIEELSMIYDLHDILSTCREQLYNTHIKTKNSWISTKFNNSRLVFNN, from the exons ATGTCAGATAAACCAAAGAGAGTTGATGCAATTTTtgtatttgatttaaacAGAAAGTCTGATCTCGACTACCCGTCAGATAAAGATATACAG CTTAGCAAATTACTGTATTATCACCCTGAGGATAGGTCCGTTGACGACAAATTGTCCCATTTCGGCCTAATTGAAGGCCTAATAACTCTTTCAAA TGATGAAATGACGTTGGAGAGTCTTCAGGAGATGTTGGAGAACATATTACCAACATTTATGAATAATTCCACGAAGACAATGCTCAACTTTCTAAAAG ATGTGGAGGCATTTAAGAAGTTCCACACAAATATGAATTTGTCCCTGGATATTCAG CTGATGATAGATGATTTGTATAACGAATTTGAGCCTATTTCAAAGTCGCTGCTGATATATAACCAACAAGTTCTGCACTACAGCATGGAGCTTGATGAAGTTTTCCTAATATATTGTTACATAGTCAGGTACATGGGGAACGTAAGTAAAGTCAATGCAATGAATGTAAAATGGCCAGAGAATAACGAAGTGACAATAGTGGATTCAATGGAAGATAGCCTGTTCAGCCCAcaaatatacataaataatGTACTATACActttaacaataatatcGGTACATATAAATAGAGATAATAAACATTTTAGACTAAAAATTCGATACTT GGTTTTGACGAACACCAAGTTCTTTGCATTAAACAGCCTATCAAAGACAATAAACAG TGTGGGATTTGATAGTCTGAACAACGAAACGATTGAAGAGCTTTCTATGATTTATGACTTGCATGACATCCTCAGTACCTGCAGGGAACAACTGTACAATACTCATATAAAAACCAAAAACTCATGGATTAGCACTAAATTCAACAACTCCAGGCTCGTTTTTAATAACTAA
- a CDS encoding uncharacterized protein (Tap579b07.q1c.cand.100 - score = 11.57): protein MENHKIILSTEFVNDYSTNNTNSYEKGETVKKPDQENVDNSVKDEDKEVWCSKVEEDLSNCLRNYYENFLTENLESDEKDKSSELLKCCSHFKDYEPCVKKI, encoded by the coding sequence ATGGAAAATCACAAGATAATTCTATCTACTGAATTTGTAAATGACTACTCAACAAACAACACAAATTCGTACGAAAAAGGGGAAACAGTTAAGAAACCGGATCAAGAAAATGTTGATAATTCCGTAAAAGATGAAGACAAGGAAGTCTGGTGCTCAAAGGTTGAGGAAGATCTATCCAACTGTTTGAGGAACTATTACGAAAACTTTTTAACCGAGAATCTGGAGTCAGATGAAAAAGATAAATCATCTGAACTTTTAAAATGCTGTAGTCATTTTAAAGACTATGAACCATGTGTAAAAAAGATTTAA
- a CDS encoding heat-shock (HSP70 homologue) protein, putative (Tap579b07.q1c.cand.101 - score = 70.63;~SMART pfam:HSP70 (PF00012) at aa 38-638, E()=0.00e+00; pfam:Hydantoinase_A (PF01968) at aa 157-411, E()=7.20e-02; pfam:UVR (PF02151) at aa 590-628, E()=1.00e-01;~Signal peptide predicted for TA10500 by SignalP 2.0 HMM (Signal peptide probability 0.827, signal anchor probability 0.000) with cleavage site probability 0.784 between residues 26 and 27) — protein sequence MNIVNKLRRKYVSFIIYVLILKLTTCKPETTGRIEGPVIGIDLGTTFSCVGVYKNGRVEIIADENGDRITPSYVSFVDGHHKIGMAAKNEATVHAEKTVFDVKRLIGREFHDPDVQNDMKNLPYTIINKKNRPYVRVNDTETKEYAPEEISAMVLSRMKSLAEAYLGKEVKKAIITVPAYFNDSQRQSTKDAGTIAGLDVIRIINEPTAAAIAYGIDKTNEESNILVYDLGGGTFDVSLLSLDSGVFEVIATGGDTHLGGEDFDRRVMDHFINIFKQKTGLNVRDDKRALQKLRKEVEAAKRQLSTKTEVTVEIEDLLDGKDFSETLTRAKFEALNEDLFDKTMDTVKSVLKEAKMTKSDINQIVLVGGSTRIPKVREMIRDYFNKEPDVSINADEAVAYGAAMQGGILTGESSQDLLLLDVCPLSLGIETVGGVMSKIIERNTMIPANKSQIFSTYSDNQTVVTINVFQGERPLTKDNVPLGKFDLTGIPPAPKGVPQIEVTFNIDTNGILSVTAQEKGSGNTKNLVIEPKSGRLSQEEIERMVRDAEENAEKDKEVADKIMSKQSLENYIDSMRRTLKEESVSSKLSKSEVTKLKEELDDASNWLGSHPDEEAQEYKDKLSHLESVCSPVVSKLYSQQHKDTEQEDASYSEEL from the exons atgaacaTCGTTAATAAGTTGAGGCGGAAGTATGTCTCATTCATCATATACGTCCTAATTCTTAAACTTACGACATGTAAACCAGAAACCACAGGAAGAA tcGAAGGGCCAGTTATCGGTATCGACTTGGGCACAACCTTCAGTTGCGTTGGCGTGTACAAGAATGGTCGCGTGGAGATCATCGCAGACGAAAACGGAGACAGAATCACTCCTTCATACGTGTCATTCGTTGATGGACATCATAAAATCG GAATGGCGGCAAAAAATGAGGCTACTGTCCACGCAGAGAAGACAGTGTTTGATGTTAAGCGCTTAATAGGACGCGAGTTCCATGACCCAGACGTCCAAAACGATATGAAGAATCTACCATACACTATTATCAACAAGAAGAACAGACCATACGTGAGAGTAAACGACACTGAGACGAAGGAATACGCACCAGAGGAAATCAGCGCAATGGTGTTGTCAAGAATGAAATCATTGGCAGAAGCGTATTTGGGAAAGGAGGTGAAGAAGGCAATCATTACAGTACCAGCATACTTCAATGACTCCCAGAGACAGTCGACAAAAGATGCAGGAACAATTGCAGGCCTGGATgttattagaattattaacGAGCCAACAGCAGCAGCAATAGCATATGGTATTGACAAAACTAACGAGGAGAGTAATATCCTTGTTTACGATCTCGGAGGTGGCACCTTCGACGTGTCACTTTTGAGCCTCGACAGCGGTGTGTTCGAGGTCATTGCAACAGGCGGAGACACACACTTGGGAGGAGAAGACTTTGACCGTAGAGTAATGGACCACTTCATCAATATATTCAAGCAAAAAACAGGACTTAATGTCAGAGATGACAAGAGAGCACTCCAGAAACTGAGGAAGGAAGTCGAAGCTGCCAAGAGGCAACTCTCAACCAAGACTGAAGTAACCGTTGAGATTGAGGACCTTTTGGATGGCAAGGACTTTAGCGAGACCTTGACTCGCGCGAAGTTCGAGGCACTAAACGAGGACCTGTTCGATAAGACCATGGACACCGTCAAGTCTGTCCTCAAGGAGGCCAAAATGACCAAGTCTGACATTAACCAGATTGTTTTGGTTGGTGGCTCAACGAGGATTCCAAAGGTTAGGGAAATGATCAGGGACTACTTCAACAAAGAACCTGACGTCAGCATCAACGCCGACGAAGCAGTTGCGTACGGTGCCGCCATGCAAGGTGGTATCTTGACTGGTGAATCATCCCAAGATTTATTACTTTTGGACGTTTGTCCACTATCACTAG GTATTGAAACCGTTGGAGGAGTGATGAGTAAGATTATTGAGAGGAATACTATGATACCCGCAAACAAATCACAAATCTTCAGCACATACTCCGACAACCAAACTGTAGTGACAATCAACGTGTTCCAGGGTGAAAGACCCCTAACTAAGGATAATGTACCACTAG GTAAATTCGACCTTACTGGAATACCACCTGCCCCGAAGGGTGTTCCCCAAATTGAAGTCACGTTCAACATTGACACCAACGGTATACTCTCAGTCACTGCACAAGAAAAGGGAAGCGGAAACACAAAGAACTTGGTAATCGAACCAAAGAGCGGAAGACTGAGCCAGGAGGAAATTGAACGTATGGTTAGAGACGCAGAGGAGAACGCAGAGAAGGACAAGGAAGTGGCAGACAAGATTATGTCCAAGCAGTCCTTGGAAAACTATATCGACAGTATGAGGCGTACACTGAAGGAGGAATCAGTATCATCCAAGCTTTCCAAATCCGAAGTAACCAAACTTAAAGAAGAACTCGATGATGCTAGTAACTGGCTTGGCTCGCACCCTGACGAAGAAGCACAAGAATATAAGGATAAACTCTCACACCTCGAGTCTGTATGTAGTCCAGTAGTTTCCAAGCTCTACTCACAACAACACAAGGACACTGAACAGGAAGACGCATCCTACTCTGAAGAATTGTAA